In Actinomadura luteofluorescens, the sequence AGGCGTGGTGGGCGGGCGCGCACCATTCCGATGCCAGGGCGTCGGGGTCGATGCCCAGCAGGAGGCCGCGCCGTTCCTCCGAGCCGGTGATCAACGCGAGCGCGATCGCGTGGTGCCATTCGTAGTTGGACAGGTCTTCGGGCTCGATGGAGGAGGTGGTCATGGGCGCGGTACGGCCGCCGATGGTGATCTCCACCGTTTCGCCGGGCGCCGTCGCCGTCCGGAACGCCGCGGCGTAGAACTCCGACGCCAACTCCAGCGCCTCCCGAGAACGCGGGTCGCGCCCTTGCGGATCGGATTCGGCGCGGAACTGGAACCGGAGGACCTGTTTCCAGCCGTCCCAGGCCAGGGAGTGGGGGATCCTCTTCCTCGACGCCGGCGGGGTCCAAGCGTTCTCGACCATCTCCGGCGTCTCGGCGTCGTGGTAGGCGAGCGCCTCGGAATGGTCATCGAACGATGGCGGTGAGCGCGAGCGGTGCCGGCGGCAGCAGGGTGCGGGGACGCGGGTCCTCGCCCCGCGGTTGGGCGAGCACGGCCGCGATCGCCGTCCAGAAGGCGTCCTGGTCGCCCGTGGCCAGGGCGTGCAGGGCCCGCTCCGCGTCGGTGCCGGGCGTCCCGATGAGGTCGCCGGCGCGCCCGCCGTCGCCGAAGACCAGGTCGCTCAGGGCCCGGCTGAAGGGAGAAAAGGCGTCCCCGGCCGTGCGTTCGAACGTCACCCAGCACTTTCGCGGGTCGCCCACCAGGACGCACAGGTACAGCGCCTCCTGCCAGTCCCTCTCGAACACGCCGCGCGGAGACCCGTCGTCCTCCGGCGCCGGTTCGTAGGAGACGCCGGTGCGGGTGTAGGGGATCATGACGCTCACCGGCGGGCCCGCCGGATCGGCCAGTTCCAGGGCGCCCAGATGCGCTTCGGCGGCCGAGCGGAGCGCCATCCAGGCGTCCCGGTCGATCCGCGGGTCCTCCACCGACCGGGCTCCGGCGTAGTCCTCGGTCGCCTCGCGCAGCCGTTTCGCGCCGATTTGATGCCGCTCGATCCTCATGCCCGACACCCCGTCTCCGTCCGGAGCGAGCCTAAAGCGCCGATAGTGAGCGATCAGTCCTGTTCGCCATATGTCGCCAACAGTCGGTGGTGGACCAGTGCGTCGTAGACGGCCCCCGGGTGGCCGGTTCGTGGCAGAGTGGCGGGATGCCTGGTGCTCGGTACGGGATGGACGCGCCCTACGGGTTCGGCTTCGTGGGCTTGGTCGTGCTGGGTTTCTGGGGGACCGGGCTGGTGATGGCGGTCACCGCCGATCTGGCCGCCGCGCTGCCCGCGCTGGTCTCCGGCACCCTGCTGGCGGGATGCCTGGCCCTGAGCCTGCACGTCACGCTGCGCGGCAAGTTCCTGGTCTGGCGGGACGTGCTGGACGAGTTGGACCTGCGTGGCGACGAACGGCTGCTCGACCTCGGCTGCGGACGCGGCGCCGTCCTGTTGGCCGCCGCCCGGCACCTCCCGCAGGGCCGGGCGGTCGGCGTGGACCTGTGGCGCGGACGGGACCAGTCCGGCAACACCCCGGCGGCGACCCTGCGCAACGCCCGCGCCGAAGGCGTCGCCGACCGCGTCCACGTGCAGGGGGGCGACCTGCGCAGGCTCCCGTACGCGGAGGCGAGCTTCGACCTGGTCGTGTCCAGCCTGACGGTGCACACCATCTTCGGCGCGGACGCCCGCGCCCAGGCGATCGCCGAGGCGTACCGGGTGCTGCGGCCGGGCGGCCGCCTGCTGATCGCCGACCTGGCGCGGACCCCCCGCGAGTACGCAGCGGTGCTGACCCGGCTGGACGCCCAGGACATCCACGTGCGCGGCCTCGGCTGGCGCGCGTGGTGGGGCAGCCCATGGGTCCCGACCCGCCTGCTCACCGCCCGCAAACCAGCCACCCCCTGAACAATCGGCGGGCCCACCTCCACCGTCATCGCGGTGTCGTGAGGCCGATTAATGTCTCACCTCAGGACATTGACCTCAGGCGAGAATTCAGCCGACCTTCGGGGTGGCGCGGTCGATGATCGGGGCGACGTCCAGGCCTGGTGGGAGGGTGCCGAAGGCGCCGCCCCAGTCGCCGGCCAGGCGGGTCGCGCAGAAGGCGTCGGCTACGGCCAGGTGACCGTGTCTGAACAGCAGTGATGCCTGTAGGACTAGTGCCAGGCGCTCGGCTACTCGGCGGGCGCGGTACTCGATTGTGGACGTGTCGGTGAAGCTTTCCTTGGTCTCCTTGATAGCCGCGTCTAGGCGCTTGTCGGCCCCTTGGGAGAGGGCTACTTCTTCGAAGAATGCCTCTAGGGTTTGCGGTTCGCGTAGCGTGGCGCGGAGGAGATCGAGGGCGGCTACGTTGCCGGAGCCCTCCCAGATGGAGTTCAGGGGGGACTCGCGGAAGAGGCGGGGCATGCCGGACTCTTCTACGTAGCCGTTGCCGCCCAGGCATTCGAGGGCCTCGGCGGCGTGCGCGGGCCAGCGCTTGCAGATCCAGTACTTGCTGACGGCCAGGCCGAGGCGCTTGAAGGCGGTCTCGGACTCGTTGCCGCGCACCGAGCGGTCGGTGGCGCCCGCGAGGCGCAGCATCGTGGTCGTGGCGGCCTCGGACTCGATCGCGAGGTCCGCCAGGACGTTGCGCATCAGCGGCTGGTCGATCAGCGGGCGGCCGAACGCCGAGCGGTGCGCCGCATGGTGCGCGGCGGTGGTCACGCCGAGCCGCATTCCGGACGCGGCGCCGATCACGCAGTCCAGGCGGGTCATGTTGACCATCTCGATGATGGTGCGGACGCCGCGGCCCTCGTCCCCGACCCGCCACGCGACCGCCTCGTCGTACTCCA encodes:
- a CDS encoding immunity 49 family protein, translated to MVENAWTPPASRKRIPHSLAWDGWKQVLRFQFRAESDPQGRDPRSREALELASEFYAAAFRTATAPGETVEITIGGRTAPMTTSSIEPEDLSNYEWHHAIALALITGSEERRGLLLGIDPDALASEWCAPAHHAFHVALRAYLRDEPARPAMDRALAAVRNAAAAQPSTLWPFTVLLSQLVAGDRDGFVAALVDALEEFREHYTAGDEQDSVSKQVPIDILALTCHAHRELGWEIPVVSGYLPAAIVSMEHEI
- a CDS encoding class I SAM-dependent methyltransferase, whose translation is MPGARYGMDAPYGFGFVGLVVLGFWGTGLVMAVTADLAAALPALVSGTLLAGCLALSLHVTLRGKFLVWRDVLDELDLRGDERLLDLGCGRGAVLLAAARHLPQGRAVGVDLWRGRDQSGNTPAATLRNARAEGVADRVHVQGGDLRRLPYAEASFDLVVSSLTVHTIFGADARAQAIAEAYRVLRPGGRLLIADLARTPREYAAVLTRLDAQDIHVRGLGWRAWWGSPWVPTRLLTARKPATP
- a CDS encoding acyl-CoA dehydrogenase family protein encodes the protein MTHEVFNQVPPLAGHDVSDDAALLDGLHREGAGWAEAEVRELGRLAGTVRAQEWGRLANEHPPVLRTHDRCGHRIDEVEFHPAWHELMTVAVTHGLHGSAWTDTREGAHVARAAKFYTWRVDAGHGCPVSMTYAAVPALRQSPELAAQYEPLLARPEYDFGLRPPLTKTALLAGMSMTEKQGGSDVRANTTTAAPQPDGTYRLVGHKWFTSAPMCDVFLTLAQAPGGLTCFLVPRVLPDGGLNPLRLMRLKDKLGNRSNASSEVEYDEAVAWRVGDEGRGVRTIIEMVNMTRLDCVIGAASGMRLGVTTAAHHAAHRSAFGRPLIDQPLMRNVLADLAIESEAATTTMLRLAGATDRSVRGNESETAFKRLGLAVSKYWICKRWPAHAAEALECLGGNGYVEESGMPRLFRESPLNSIWEGSGNVAALDLLRATLREPQTLEAFFEEVALSQGADKRLDAAIKETKESFTDTSTIEYRARRVAERLALVLQASLLFRHGHLAVADAFCATRLAGDWGGAFGTLPPGLDVAPIIDRATPKVG